The Actinomycetota bacterium sequence CCAGCTTTGAGACCACCTCGGCGTAATACCTCGCGTTTGCCGGGGTGGGGACGGATGACATGAGGTTCACTATGTAGGGCCGATCCCCCACCTTTTCCAGGTTTCCCTGCGCGCGCAGGGATTCGGAGAGGGTCACCGGGTCCACGGGTTCCCCGGAAGCGAAGAGCTGCAGGGCCGCCCGGTAGATGATGGCATGGGCTTCCTTGTAGAAGTCCTCGGGCGCAACGATCTCTGATATCTCCAGGATGGCCTCCTGGGAGAGCAACATGGACCCGAGCACGGACTGCTCGGCCTCTATGCTGTGCGGCGGAAGCTGGTCGTGACGGTCAAACGCCTGGATAACCGTGCTCATGCCCATCTCCCCCCGTCTCGACTCGCGATCCTTCAGCGCATCATGCCCCGCATAGCGCCCGGGACCATGTCCGCATCCGGTCGATCTACTCTTCCGGCACCACCTTGAGGTGGACGATCGCTTCCACCTGGGGATGCAGTTTCAAACGGGCTTCGTGAAAGCCCAGGGTCTTGATGTGCTCGTCGAGATGGATCTTCTTGCGATCTATCTCCAGTCCCAGCTCCCTGTGGACCAGCTCGGCCACGTCGCGCGAGGTTATGGTGCCGAAGAGCTTCCCCCCCTCACCTGCCTTCGCGGCTACCTCGAAGGTGTGGCCCGAGATGGTCTGGGCGGCCTCCTCGGCTTTCTTCAACTCGCGGTCGGCGCGGGCCATCTTTTCCCTGGCCAGCTGCTCGGCCTCCCTGGCCTTCCCCTTGCTGTAGCGTACGGCAAGACCCCTGGGGATGAGGTAGTTGTTGGCGTACCCGTCCTTGACCTCGATGATCTCGCCGCGGTTTCCCAGCCCTTCCACCTGCGCGGTAAGGATAACTTTCAAGGCGCACTCCTCGTTTTCCAAGACCTCCGTCGCGTCAAGTATAACATCACTCCCGCGCGCGGAACCCGCCCGTCTCAGCTTTTTCACCCCGCGGGCCCTACCCGGCGCGATATCCCGCCGGAACCTACCCTTTCGCCCGGGCGCCCCTATCCGTGCGGCTTCACCCGGCTGGCCCTGCCTCGGTGGTCTCTTCCCCGGACGGACATCACCCGTCCGGCACCGCCCGCCGCTTCGCTACTTTATCTCTCCCTGGCGGGAGGTGTAGGGTATGAGGGCCATTTCCCGGGCGCTCTTGATGGCCAGTGCCAATCTCTTCTGGTGCCGGGCACAGTTACCGGTGACCCTGCGGGGACGTATCTTCCCCTTCTCGGA is a genomic window containing:
- the rplI gene encoding 50S ribosomal protein L9; this encodes MKVILTAQVEGLGNRGEIIEVKDGYANNYLIPRGLAVRYSKGKAREAEQLAREKMARADRELKKAEEAAQTISGHTFEVAAKAGEGGKLFGTITSRDVAELVHRELGLEIDRKKIHLDEHIKTLGFHEARLKLHPQVEAIVHLKVVPEE